A genomic segment from Xiphophorus maculatus strain JP 163 A chromosome 6, X_maculatus-5.0-male, whole genome shotgun sequence encodes:
- the LOC102220755 gene encoding zona pellucida sperm-binding protein 4-like produces the protein MMELFKCLLGVVLVCGVSAQQYWMQSPLPQKHLLLPTFQKPQQQSNVPPPAAPFHKCVLEEAEKIQCGTPGITVDQCQDINCCFDGHLCYYGKAVTVQCTRDGQFVVVVAREATRPPLDVNSVSLLEPNEAFCGPVDGTSAFAIFQFPVTACGTTLKQNDEGYVVYENHMVSSYEVGIGPKGSITRDSHFELLFQCLYSGTTVEALVMEVNPVPPPLSVAAAGPLRVELRLGNGQCISKGCLNDVAAYSSFYRSSDYPISKVLREPVYVEVRLVGRSDPNIVLNLEHCWATSTPNPQSVPQWDLLVDGCPYHDDRYHTTVIPLDGSSGLKYPTHYKRFISRMFTFVNSDAYTPQKATVFIHCATAVCYPSSENSCEQQCHRQRRAVVEKVPSSQRLLVSSGKVILFEKPTSYQKQ, from the exons ATGATGGAACTGTTCAAGTGTCTGCTTggtgttgttttggtttgtggCGTTTCTGCCCAGCAGTACTGGATGCAGTCACCACTGCCACAGAAACACCTGCTCTTGCCTACTTTCCAGAAGCCTCAGCAGCAGTCAAATGTGCCCCCACCTGCTGCTCCATTTCATAAATGTGTCCTGGAAGAGGCTGAGAAGATCCAGTGTGGGACTCCAGGGATCACTGTTGATCAGTGTCAAGACATTAACTGCTGTTTTGATGGGCACCTGTGCTACTATGGGAAAGCGG TAACTGTACAGTGTACCAGGGATGGCCAGTTTGTGGTGGTTGTGGCCAGAGAAGCCACTCGGCCACCCCTGGATGTCAACTCGGTCAGCTTGCTTGAGCCAAATGAAGCTTTCTGTGGACCAGTTGATGGCACCTCTGCCTTTGCCATCTTTCAGTTTCCTGTGACTGCATGTGGAACAACGCTTAAG CAGAATGATGAAGGTTATGTGGTATATGAGAACCATATGGTGTCTTCGTATGAGGTGGGCATTGGACCCAAAGGCTCAATCACCAGGGACAGCCATTTTGA ATTGCTGTTCCAGTGTCTGTACTCGGGCACAACTGTGGAGGCTCTTGTCATGGAAGTGAACCCTGTTCCTCCGCCACtgtctgttgctgctgcaggaccCCTGAGAGTGGAGCTCAGACTGGGCAATGGCCAGTGTATTTCCAAAGGATGTCTTAATG ATGTGGCGGCATATAGTTCCTTCTACAGATCTTCTGACTACCCGATCTCTAAAGTTCTGAGAGAACCAGTTTATGTTGAGGTCCGTCTCGTGGGGAGATCTGACCCAAACATTGTCCTGAACCTGGAACACTGCTGGGCCACTTCAACCCCAAACCCTCAAAGTGTACCACAGTGGGACCTTCTAGTGGATGG CTGTCCCTACCATGATGACAGGTATCACACCACAGTGATTCCTCTGGATGGCTCTTCTGGCCTCAAGTATCCAACTCACTACAAACGTTTCATCAGCCGGATGTTCACCTTTGTGAATTCTGATGCCTACACTCCTCAGAAAGCTACG GTGTTTATTCACTGTGCAACAGCTGTATGCTATCCAAGCAGCGAAAACTCCTGCGAACAGCAATGCCACCGGCAAA GAAGAGCCGTAGTGGAGAAGGTCCCCTCCAGCCAGAGGCTCCTGGTGTCAAGTGGTAAAGTGATCCTGTTTGAAAAGCCCACATCTTATCAGAAGCAATGA